One Longimicrobium sp. genomic window, CTCTGCGAACATGGCACCGGAGATGGCAGCGATCGTAGAACCATACAAGTGGGTGGATGGAGAGCCGCTCGGCGAGCGCAAGCACTGGCTTCAGAATGATTACGTTAAATTTATCCGTTTCGCACAAATGCGGATAGAGCGGACAGGGCATGGGATTCTCGGATTCATCACCGACAACAGCTATCTAGATGGACCGACGTTCCGCGGGATGCGGCTGAGCCTGATGCAGACGTTCGACGATATCTACATTCTGGATCTTCATGGCAATTCGAAGAAAAAGGAGACTGCACCGGATGGTAGTCCGGACGAGAACGTATTCGACATCACACAAGGAGTATCAATCCTGCTCGCGGTTAAGAAGCCGCAGAGACGATGGACTTCGAGGAGTTCGAGGTGATAGGCCCGATTCGACGCGTGAAGACCATCGCCTCTGGCCGCCGTGTCAAGGCTCGAGATCGCCTCAACCAGTTGTTCGGGCTCGGGAGGTGGAAAAAGCGGAAAGCCGAAGCTACCGTTCGGATGAGAAGCGACGGTTCGATTCGGAAAGCTGAGATTCACTGGTTTGAGGCTCACGGTGTCGGCCGTGTACTCGGCAAGATCAAGTACTTCTTAGACTAATGACTGAGAAACTCGATCATCGGGAGCAGAAAGTTCGGTGCCTTGCGACGGGGCGGAGGAGCGCGTTCCTCACAGTGGGTAAAACCTACGTGGCAATAGCAGACGAGGATGCCGCGTCACACGGTCTAATCAGGGTAATTGACGAATCAGGAGAGGACTACCTTTATCCTGCTGAGTACTTCGTACCGGTAGCTTTGGAAGAAACTGCCGGAGCATCTCCATACTCCGACTTGGCACGAGTATATCACTCGAGTCTCTGGGGGATGCGCGACAAGAAGTACTCGCAACTCTCCGCGACTAACGTTGAGAATACAAATTGGCATGCACTCTCTCCGCTTCCAGCGCTCTACCTATTTGCCCCACGGGATCTTACATACCACACAGAGTACGTATTCGGGTGGAATATCTCGCTCGTGTTTTCGGTCTTTGGACTCGGTGTGCAGACTTCAAGGGATGCGCTTGTCATCGGTTTCTCGGAGGAGGAACTCGTCAGGCGAATCGAGCGTTTCACTGATCCTCATATCGGTGATGAGGTACTTCGGTCAGAGTTTTTCCCAGGCAAGCGTGTACGAGACTATCTTCCCGGCGATACCCGGCAGTGGTCGCTCTCGGCGGCGAGAAAGCGACTTTGTGCGACTGCGGACTGGAAGGGGAGCATTCGTCCAATCCTGTACCGCCCATTCGACGTTCGGTACATCCTCTATACTGCAACAATGGTAGATTGGCCACGACCCGAAGTAATGGGACAGATGCTGAGGCCGAATGTCGCGCTCATTGGCAATCGACAGTCGAAAGAATCATTCGCCGTATTGTGTGCATCGGGATTGACGGAGCGAAAGATTGCGGCAGTGTACGACGCCAGCACTACGTTTCCCCTGTATCTTTACTCGGATGATCTTTTTTCTTCCGCAGAGGGAAGACGCCGCCCGAACCTCACGCCCGAATTCATAGCTGACTTCTCTTCCCGAATCGGGATGGAGTTCATTCCTGACGGTATCGGCGACCGAGTGACGACATTCGGTCCAGAGGACGTCTTCTACTACATGTACGCGGTCTTTCACTCGCCCGTTTACCGGGAGCGTTATGCCGAGTTCCTAAAGATCGACTTCCCCCGCCTGCCTCTTACGACGAACGTGGAGCTATTCCGTGAGTTATGCGCGCTGGGGGTTGAGTTGGCCGGTCTGCACCGAATGGAGAAGCACGCGCCACTAATTACCCGTTATCCTGTACCTGGCGACAACACCCTGGACGCATCTCGCTACACCGCTCCAGACCAGGGTGCCGTCGAAGGCCGGGTGTGGATTAACGCAACGCAATATTTCGAGGGTGTACCGCCTGAGGTGTGGGAGTTTCGCATCGGCGGTTATCAAGTGGCGGACAAGTGGCTCAAGGACCGCAAGGGTCGCCGGCTTACCTACGACGACCTCACCCACTATCAGCGCACCCTCGCCGCGCTCCGCCGTACAATGGAGTTGATGGACATGGTGGAGGAGGCGATCGAGCGGCATGGCGGATGGCCGCTTGCGGGAAGCGCACGTGGGTAGCAGGTCCCCAAGCCACAGCGCAACCGCTAATTAGCACGGCCCCTCCTCCGAAGCTCGGCAGAGGGGTCGTATCGTTCGCAGCGGAAGCGGGCTCAGCCCACCAGTTCCAGGCCACTGAAGAAGAAGGCGGTCCTGGATGGCCGCGCTCTCGCCGCCGCCGGACCCGTGGACGGCGCTGCGAGCTGCTTCTCCGTCCTCCCGATCTCCGCACAAACCGTCTTGCTCCGTGAGCCTGTCCTGAGTATCGTGTGAGCCCCGGCCCGCACGCGTGCGTCCCCCGCTGCCCGCCCGCATCGTCCCCGCGGCGCCCCCTCCGGCCGCGTCCTTTCCTTCCTCCCTCCCCGCGGAGCAGACAATGGCGCTGGAGATCATCCCCAAAGGAGCCGACGGATTCTACCACCCGTCGAGCGAGGAGGAGCTGGCCGCGCTGGTGGCGTACGGGTACCAGAACGGGCTGGAGGTGCGCGCCCGCGGAGCGGCGCACTCGGTGGCGTGCGCCATCTACGCCGATCCGTGCCCGCTCTCCGAGAACCACGTGGAGCAGCAGAGCCCGCCGCCGGGTCCCAACCTCAACCTCATGCTGGACAGGTACATCGGGATGGAGGTGTACGACCGCGAGCGCCGCCTGGTGATCGCCGACGCGGGGATCCACCTGGGGAAGGACCCGTCTGACCCCACCCACACCTCCACCTGGGAGAACAGCCTGCTCTGGCGGCTGTGGAAGGAGCTCGGCTGGACGCTGAGCGACACCGGCGGCATCAGCCACCAGACGGTCAGCGGCTTCACCGCCACCGGCTCCTCCGGCGGCTCGCTCACCTACTCGGCCAACCAGAACCTGTTCGGCTTCCGGGTGATCGACGGCACCGGGCAGGTGACGCAGGTCACCCGCGAGGACACCGACCCCGACAAGCAGGCGCTCTACAACTCGCTGGCGCCGGGGATGGGGCTGATCGGGATCGTCTCGAAGGTCATCCTGCAGTGCGAGCCCACCTACAACATCACCGGGCAGGAGGCCGTCGCCACGGTGGCCGAGGCGCCGGTGGACCTGTTCGGCGGCGGCGGCGACGGGCGGCCGTCGCTGGAGGCGTTCCTGAGGGACGCGGAATACGCGCGGCTCACCTGGTGGCCGCAGCGCAACCCCAGCGGCGAGCGCGTGCAGGTGTGGCAGGCGCAGCGCATCCGGCCGCAGCTGGCGTTCATCCCCCGGCGCTACGAGGAGTTCACCAACCGGCCCGAGCTGGGGGAGTCGTTCATCTTCGTCTTCTACACCTTCCTGGGGAACCTGCAGGACCTGAAGGCCGTCAAGCAGGTGCTGCACGACGGGTGGGACTCGCTCACCCGGGTGCTGCGCATGGTGCTGCAGACGGAGGGGGTACCGCCCCTCGTGGCGAAGGGGATCGAGGAGATCCTGAACGCCGCGTTCGACGTCGCGTTCCCCATCCTGAACCTGCTGGGGCCGCAGATCGCGAAGCACATCCCGCAGATCTTCCCCGCCGTCCTGGACGCGTTCGTGCCGCTGGACTCCGGCAAGCCGGGGATGGAGAAGGGCACGCCGCAGGTGTTCGACGACTGGGCCTGGCAGGGGCTGCCGATGGACAACCAGGCGGCCGACAACCAGGTGCCCACCGAGTTCACCGAGATCTGGGTCCCGCTGGGCCGCACGCAGCAGACCATGCGGCTGCTGGACGCCTACTTCCGCGAGCCGGC contains:
- a CDS encoding type ISP restriction/modification enzyme, translating into MTEKLDHREQKVRCLATGRRSAFLTVGKTYVAIADEDAASHGLIRVIDESGEDYLYPAEYFVPVALEETAGASPYSDLARVYHSSLWGMRDKKYSQLSATNVENTNWHALSPLPALYLFAPRDLTYHTEYVFGWNISLVFSVFGLGVQTSRDALVIGFSEEELVRRIERFTDPHIGDEVLRSEFFPGKRVRDYLPGDTRQWSLSAARKRLCATADWKGSIRPILYRPFDVRYILYTATMVDWPRPEVMGQMLRPNVALIGNRQSKESFAVLCASGLTERKIAAVYDASTTFPLYLYSDDLFSSAEGRRRPNLTPEFIADFSSRIGMEFIPDGIGDRVTTFGPEDVFYYMYAVFHSPVYRERYAEFLKIDFPRLPLTTNVELFRELCALGVELAGLHRMEKHAPLITRYPVPGDNTLDASRYTAPDQGAVEGRVWINATQYFEGVPPEVWEFRIGGYQVADKWLKDRKGRRLTYDDLTHYQRTLAALRRTMELMDMVEEAIERHGGWPLAGSARG
- a CDS encoding D-arabinono-1,4-lactone oxidase; this translates as MALEIIPKGADGFYHPSSEEELAALVAYGYQNGLEVRARGAAHSVACAIYADPCPLSENHVEQQSPPPGPNLNLMLDRYIGMEVYDRERRLVIADAGIHLGKDPSDPTHTSTWENSLLWRLWKELGWTLSDTGGISHQTVSGFTATGSSGGSLTYSANQNLFGFRVIDGTGQVTQVTREDTDPDKQALYNSLAPGMGLIGIVSKVILQCEPTYNITGQEAVATVAEAPVDLFGGGGDGRPSLEAFLRDAEYARLTWWPQRNPSGERVQVWQAQRIRPQLAFIPRRYEEFTNRPELGESFIFVFYTFLGNLQDLKAVKQVLHDGWDSLTRVLRMVLQTEGVPPLVAKGIEEILNAAFDVAFPILNLLGPQIAKHIPQIFPAVLDAFVPLDSGKPGMEKGTPQVFDDWAWQGLPMDNQAADNQVPTEFTEIWVPLGRTQQTMRLLDAYFREPADALESYARTGTYGWEVYSAMPTPFWMAASHTDGADEWKDGAFRVDIYWWGENPGNPAETFYPQFWKLLRDAGVPFRLHWGKFQPVIPEGDPEGWVEFFRSQYPKWDAFLELRRRRDPNNIFLTDYWRERFGLWDAPRPQPRPASVELSAIGEDAQTPG